DNA sequence from the Streptomyces sp. CA-210063 genome:
CTTGCCGTGGCCGTGCTCGTTCTGCTCGGCGTTGTCGCGTTGCTGCCCGGGGCCGACGGCAGTTGGAAGACCGCGCTGCTCGGCTCGGTCGCGCTGGGCGCGGGCTTCTTCGCGATGTTCCTGATCGCACCCCGGGGCTTGGGGTTCGGCGATGTGAAGCTCGCCCTCGCCCTCGGCGCTGTTCTGGGCTGGCGCGGCTGGGGAATCTTGCTGGCCGGCACCTTCGCCGGATACCTGCTGTTCTCCCTGTACGGGATCGGCCTCATCCTCACTCGCCGCTCGAGCCGTACCAAGGCGATCCCGGTCGGGCCGTTCGTTCTCGCCGGGACGCTTGTGGGCACGCTTCTTGGCTCGTGCGCCCAGTGACCTTGGGCCGGTCTGCCCCCGGCTACGCGGCGGCGAACTGAAGGAGTCCGGGAACGCCCTGTAAAGCGTGGTGCAGAAGGCCGTGATCAGGGCATTTCCCTTGTGCGACTGGGGTGTTGAGGGCTGATCCGTTGTGGGTGGAGACGTTCACGGTGCTGCGCATGAAGCAGTTCGAGCGGTTGCTGAAGATGGTGCGGGAGCGGGGTGGCGACGGGCCGCGGATCGGGTGATCGTGGTGTCTGCCGCTTGCCGACCGGGTGCTGGTGGTGGCTGTCTACTACCGGACGAACCTGACCATGCGGCAGCTTGCGCCGCTGTTCGGGCTCTCGCCTGCCACGGTGTGCTGGGTCATCCAGCGGCTCCGACCTCTCCTCGCGCTTGAGCCGGCCTCCCGTCCGGTCGATGCCGCGGACCGGCTGTGGATCGTGGACGGCACACTTGTCCCGGTCCACGACCGCAAGGTCGGTGCTTCGAGCCACAGCTCTTTCTCCGCACAACCCAGCGGCGGGCACAGAAGACTGACGGCTATCCGAGCACGGTCGGGCGTGCCCGACTGACCTTTCTTCCGTCAAGCCGACTCGACACGGCAGGATCGCCGCCATGAGAATTCTTGTACTCGGCGGGACCTGGTTCCTGGGGCGGGCGGTCGCGCAGACCGCGTTCGATCGCGGCTGGGAAGTGACGGTGTTCAATCGCGGCCGTTCCGGCTCCGCACCAGAAGGAGCCCGGACGGTCCGCGGCGACCGCACAGACGCCGCAGACCTCGCGCGCCTGGCCGGTGAAGGCCCGTGGGATGCCGTCGTGGACACGTCCGCCTCCGAGATGGCGCCGCGCGATGTCCTCGCCGGCGCCCGCGCGCTGGAGCCGGTATCCGGCCGGTACGTGTACGTCTCCACCGTGAACGCCTACCGTGGATGGCCGAACGATCCGCTGACGGAGGACTCTGAAGTCCTGGACGGCCCGCCGGATGCCGACGCCGACTACGGGCGGCTCCCGGACGACTGGGACGGCCCGGACTGGTACTACGGCAGGCAGAAGGCGGGCGCGGAGAGGGCGACCACCGCAGCGTTCGGTGAAGACCGGGCGGTGATACTGCGCCCAGGCGTCATCCTCGGGCCCGGCGAGTACGTCGGCCGGCTCCCGTGGTGGCTCCACCGCGCCACCCGCGGCTGACGCTCGAGGGAGGGCTTGTTGGTGTACAGGGTGGCGGCTGGCCTGGTGTGTTGCTGGTTTGTTGAGAGGCCGGGTGACCGGTTCCAGCGGGGTGGCCGGGGTGTGTGAGCTGGGGTTGTGTGTTGTGTGCTGAGTCTGGCTTGGTTCGTCGTTGGTAGCTCTGGCGTGAAAAGGATCGGCCGGTGTTTGTGCTGGTCAGGGCTGTTTGTGCTGGCGGGGTGGTGGGGTTAGCGGCCTCGTGTGCGGGGGCGGTGGTGGGTTTCGGCGAGGTGGTCGAGGCGGATGGCCTCGAGTGATTGCTTGGTGATGCGTTCGGTGCCGTCACTGATGGCGGTGATGGCGGCTTGGCGGATGAGTCGTGTGAGGGATCCGATGCGGCCGGCGGTGCGCTGGTGGAGGTAGGGGGCGTGGCGGGGGAGGGCGCCGTTTTTGTGGTGGGTGAGGTCGAGGTTGTTCTCGATGTCGGTGATGACGTCGCGGAAGGGTTCACGTGATCCGTGGCGGGCGGGGAGGGGGCCGCAGGTGATGAGGGTGGCGCGTCCGGCGAGCTGGGCGCCGCGGGTGCCGGAGAAGAGAGGTGTGTCGGTGACGTCGATGCCGGCGTAGACGAACGTGGCCCGCAGGCGTTCGGTGAGATCTTTCAAGAGGTCGGCGGCCTGCGCGCCGGTGGTGGTGCGGGGGTTGAGGCGGTGGATTTCGTCGATGAGGACGAGTTGGACACCCGCCTGGGTGTAGGTGTGGCAGACGGCGTCGGTGATCTGGGTCTGGGTCATGCGGGTGGTGGTGGGGATGCCGAGGTAGCGGGCGAATTCGGTGATGAGGGTTTTCGCGGTGGCGCCGGGCGGGACGAGGACGTACGCGACGGGTACCGCGGCGTGGGTTGACCCGGGTGGTGCGGGGTTTTTGCGGGTGTGGGCGAGGTGGCAGGCGCGGCCGACGTGGAGGAGGGCGGTGGTTTTCCCGGCTGCGGCGGGTCCGGTGACGATCAGTGAGGGTCGTGCGGTGGCCTGTTGGTGGCGGCCGAGGATCATCAGGGTGCGGACCTGGGTGGCGAGGGTGCTGATCGCGGGGGTGCGGATGGTGACGAAGCTGGAGTGGTAGGCGAGGCGCTCTTCGGTACTGCGGGGCGGGGCGCCGGGCTGGGGCGGGGTGACGGGGGCGGCGGTGGCGAAGCGGTGCCAGCCCTGCCAGGTGGTCAGGGGCCACGACGGCTCGGCGGCACCGCCGTCCGCGCCGCCGGCGGTGGCTGCTGTGCTGCTTGGGCTCTGTGGGCATGGGCTTACCACTTGTCGGCTTCCTCGTATGCGTCGTAGAGCCCGAATCCGGTGGCCGCGGCGGGGTGGGTGTCGTCGTGGGGGAGGTCGTCGATGCTGTCGTCCTCGTCCCACTGCGCTGGGTCGTCGGCGCTCTGGCCCGTGTCGTGTTCTGGGCGGCGGGCTGCGGGGAGGGGGAGGGCGGCGGTGCGGGCTACGAGTGCCTGTTCTGCTTTGGTGGCGTGGCCGCTGTGGACGCGTCGCATGAGCTGGTCGAGAGCGTCGGCGAGGTCGGCTTCGTACTGCTCGGCGTCGTGGTGGTTGCCGTGCAGGGTGAGGGTTCTGATGTGCTGCCAGGTGCGGTCGTTGAACGGCTGGTGGACGTGGTCGCGGTGGATCCAGCCGATCTCGGTGAGCTGGCCGTCGGGCAGGCGGATCCAGATCTGGCGGACGTTGGGGGTTGTAGTGGATCTCCCATTTCCCGCCTCGGCCGGTGTGGGGGGAGGGCTGGCCGCGGTAGGGGGCGAGGAGGTCCGCGTCGTAGGTGCGGTGGTGGATGCGGATGCCGGAGGCGGTGATGGCCTGCCAGCGCACGGGCAGCAGTTCGAGGTAGTCGTGGCCGGTCAACGGGACGGGGACGTATCCGGCGACGGCGACGAGCGCGGCCCACATCTGGTTCGGAGTGAGGGCCTTGCGGGGCATCATCGGGTGGCGCAGGCCTTCGTGGGGGCGGTGGTGGTAGTGCACCAGCCACTCATCAAGCAGGTCCTGCAGCTGGGCGACGCTGTAGCAGGCGTCTTGTTCGGCGTCGGGGCCGCGGCGGGTGACGTCGGATCCGGTGTAGCCGGGCAGGTGCTGGCAGAACAGATGGTTGATGGTGCCGAAGGCGCGCTCGACGATGCCTTTGGCGGTGGGAGCGAAGGGCGGGGCGGGCTGGACGCTGATGCCGAGGGTTTCGCAGGCGGCGGTGAACGCCCGGGAGACGAAAACTTTGCCCCGGTCGACGACGATCGTCTCGGGCAGGACGACCGGCCTAGCCGCCGCCCCCGCCAGGCGCTCATCGAGCGTGGTCAGCCGTTGGTAGGGGAGTGCGGGGGCGTGGTCCATGCGCAGGATGTTGGGCCAGGTGGGGCGGGCGGGGTGCGGGACGGCCATCTCCGCCAGCAGCAGGGCCGCGTCGACGGCCTTGGTCGCACTCGGGCGCAGCACGGCGGCGAGGATGGCGCGGGTGGCGACGTCGATGGCGATGGTGAGTTCGGGGCGGGCGAGGGTGCCGTCGTCGAAGAGGGCGAGGACGTCCAGGCGGGTGGTGTCGACCTGGACCTGCTCGCCGGGCCGCAAGGCCGTGGTGGGGGTGAAGGCCCGCCCGTCGAAGCTCGCGGGCGTCTGCCGCACGGGCCCTGCGGGTAGTTCGCCGGGGCGGGCGAGGGTGGTGACGAGCCGGTACAGGGTGGCCTGGGACGGCGCGGGCACCGTACCGGGCCCGTGCCGGTCCTGAAGGATCTGGTTGATCAGCGGGAACAGGCCGTTGATGGTGCCCTTGGAGCGGCCGCGCCGGCGGCGCAGCGCCTCGCGGACGGCGGCGACGACCCGTTCGTCGGCCCGCCCCGTGGGACTGGGGGCGCGCGTGCTGCGGTGGTCGAGAAGCCCCCACAGACCTTGTTTGCGGTAGGCGAGCCGCATGCGCTGCACCGTGGTGCGTGAGACGCGGCGAAGCCGAGCGCGGTCAGTTCCTCGGCTTTGGCCTGCTCGCGCTGGGCCAGCGTGTACTGTTCGGGGTCGTACTGCGGCCGCACCGCGCCGTCGCTGCCGGGTCCGCCGGCAAGGCCGCATTCAACCTCTCTCACGTGCCGCTGCCAGGCCAGTGCCTTCTCGCGCGCCGCGGCGGGGGCGGTCTCGAACAGCCCCCACTGCGGGGCCGCCTGGGGCACATCAGCCCCGATGACGGTGAAGCCGGGGTCGGCGAACAGGTGCCCGGCGAGCACGGCCTGGCCGCCGCCGTCCGGGCCGACGAGGTGGATGTCCTGCCCGGACAGGGCGACCACCTGCCACTTCACGCCGCGGAAGCGGACGTGAGCTCCGACCTTCACGGCCGGCCGGGCATTGCGCCGCGCGCTCACCCGGCACCTTCCGTCTTGCCGGGGCCGCTCCAGCCCTGCGGGCCGATCAGGACGCGTTCGTGCAGTGGCGTTTCCAGGTCTGCTGTCAGCTGTCTGTGCCACAGGGCGTGGAAGACGGCGGGGAGGACTGCGATCGGGTCGCCGGTGGCTTCGGCGCCTTCGATCAGCGGCCGCGGCCGCGCGAACGCCTCAAGGACGGCCGCTGTCAGGCCGGTCGGGCCGGCGTTGCGGGGGTGGCGGTAGCCGGCCAGCCATTTCAGGTTGGCGGCCAGGATGTCGTCGAGCGGTGGGAGGCGGCGGTAGGTCCAGCCGATGTGTGCGCACGCTTCCGCGACGGCCCTTGCGGCGTTGAGGGCACGTTCGCCGCCGGTGTCGGGGTGGCTGGG
Encoded proteins:
- a CDS encoding prepilin peptidase; amino-acid sequence: METFWITAAAVLWGVGTGLLIPRAAYRLSVPPGEPWRAVCPAGHPVAGAGNGWLGRARCADGDSYGPSMPVLATVSAAACAVLAAATGVRPELVVWLLLAPAGVLLAIVDARAHRLPDVLTLPLAVAVLVLLGVVALLPGADGSWKTALLGSVALGAGFFAMFLIAPRGLGFGDVKLALALGAVLGWRGWGILLAGTFAGYLLFSLYGIGLILTRRSSRTKAIPVGPFVLAGTLVGTLLGSCAQ
- a CDS encoding TniB family NTP-binding protein, with the translated sequence MTTWQGWHRFATAAPVTPPQPGAPPRSTEERLAYHSSFVTIRTPAISTLATQVRTLMILGRHQQATARPSLIVTGPAAAGKTTALLHVGRACHLAHTRKNPAPPGSTHAAVPVAYVLVPPGATAKTLITEFARYLGIPTTTRMTQTQITDAVCHTYTQAGVQLVLIDEIHRLNPRTTTGAQAADLLKDLTERLRATFVYAGIDVTDTPLFSGTRGAQLAGRATLITCGPLPARHGSREPFRDVITDIENNLDLTHHKNGALPRHAPYLHQRTAGRIGSLTRLIRQAAITAISDGTERITKQSLEAIRLDHLAETHHRPRTRGR
- a CDS encoding TnsA-like heteromeric transposase endonuclease subunit, producing MVFLDPVGQVVQQRWADAALAVAFEDLAPVSAFPVIPGRRWGPGLWWSSTTGRHVSAGSNAMRTQLIVLDRDPRVTALAGRPARLLWRNPRGQVRSWVPQLFARYTDGTALLADCPSHPDTGGERALNAARAVAEACAHIGWTYRRLPPLDDILAANLKWLAGYRHPRNAGPTGLTAAVLEAFARPRPLIEGAEATGDPIAVLPAVFHALWHRQLTADLETPLHERVLIGPQGWSGPGKTEGAG